One Silurus meridionalis isolate SWU-2019-XX chromosome 10, ASM1480568v1, whole genome shotgun sequence genomic window carries:
- the LOC124392098 gene encoding UDP-glucuronosyltransferase 2C1-like isoform X2: MCHSALLIILSLLSVPSGVYSGKILVYPVDGSHWINMKVLITELYSRGHNITVIRGSDNMYIKESPYYSYITVDMGEYNSNFLNSFVAISLQTLDNKRSSWNKIMFGVEVLKKFSKVHELVCNMTIKIFENETLMNSLQQANYDMLLADPAMGGGVLLAHKLGLPLVLNVRWTVLGEGHFAIAPSPLSYVPVPGAELTDKMTFTQRVTNVLIYFLTNYQQSNYFGHHYKEFCQKYFGPDVDYFSLFQNADIWLMRNDFTFEFPRPTMPNVVYMGGFQCKPSSPLPDDLEKFVQSSGEHGVIIMSLGTLFGELIGDITDEIAAAFAQLPQKVIWRHTGPRPSTLGNNTLLVNWMPQNDLLGHTKTKVFVAHGGTNGIQEAIYHGVPILGLPIAFDQPDNLSRMREKGTAKVLDITNLDRSVFLEAIKEVLYNPSYRENMQKLSQLHHDQPMKPLDRAVFWIEYVIRNRGAPHLRTQSFRMSWITYHSVDVILTLLGVVMISGWIMFLALRCLCVTLIFKKKNKCE, translated from the coding sequence ATGTGTCACTCAGCCCTTCTTATAATTTTGTCTCTGTTATCTGTTCCATCTGGAGTCTATTCTGGAAAAATTCTGGTATATCCAGTTGATGGAAGCCACTGGATTAATATGAAAGTTCTCATTACAGAATTATATTCAAGAGGCCACAACATCACAGTCATTCGTGGTTCAGACAATATGTATATTAAAGAGTCACCCTACTACAGTTACATCACTGTTGATATGGGTGAATATAATAGTAACTTTCTGAACAGTTTTGTGGCTATTTCACTACAAACGCTTGACAACAAAAGATCTTCTTGGAACAAAATCATGTTTGGAGTGGAGGTTCTGAAAAAGTTCTCTAAGGTTCATGAGCTGGTTTGTAACATGACCATCAAGATATTTGAAAATGAGACCTTGATGAACTCTTTGCAGCAGGCTAACTATGATATGCTTTTAGCTGACCCTGCTATGGGAGGCGGTGTGCTACTTGCACACAAACTTGGCCTCCCTCTTGTGCTTAATGTTCGTTGGACTGTTCTTGGAGAGGGTCATTTTGCTATTGCTCCATCACCTCTGTCTTATGTGCCTGTTCCTGGTGCAGAGCTAACAGACAAAATGACTTTTACTCAGCGAGTGACaaatgtgttgatttatttcctGACTAACTATCAACAGTCAAACTATTTTGGCCATCATTACAAGGAGTTTTGTCAGAAATACTTTGGACCTGATGTGGATTACTTTTCCCTGTTTCAGAATGCAGATATCTGGCTCATGAGAAATGATTTTACCTTTGAATTTCCACGACCCACAATGCCAAACGTAGTATATATGGGTGGTTTTCAGTGCAAGCCCTCAAGTCCACTTCCTGATGATCTAGAAAAGTTTGTCCAGAGTTCAGGTGAACATGGGGTCATCATAATGTCTTTGGGAACTCTTTTCGGGGAACTTATAGGTGACATTACAGATGAGATTGCAGCTGCCTTTGCCCAACTGCCTCAGAAGGTCATTTGGAGACACACTGGACCTCGACCCTCTACTCTTGGCAACAATACATTACTAGTGAACTGGATGCCACAAAATGACCTACTTGGACACACCAAGACTAAGGTCTTTGTAGCACATGGAGGAACCAACGGTATTCAGGAGGCTATTTATCATGGGGTTCCCATTTTAGGTTTACCTATAGCATTTGATCAGCCTGATAACCTGTCAAGGATGAGAGAAAAGGGAACAGCTAAGGTTTTGGATATTACTAATTTGGACAGATCAGTATTTTTAGAGGCAATAAAGGAAGTGCTGTATAATCCATCTTACAGAGAGAACATGCAAAAATTGTCTCAGCTGCATCATGACCAGCCCATGAAACCCCTTGATCGTGCAGTCTTCTGGATTGAATACGTTATAAGAAATAGAGGTGCTCCTCACCTGCGCACACAGTCTTTCAGGATGTCTTGGATTACCTATCATTCTGTGGATGTTATCCTTACATTGTTGGGGGTTGTGATGATTAGTGGCTGGATAATGTTTTTGGCACTGAGATGTCTTTGTGTTACATTAatcttcaaaaagaaaaacaaatgtgaatga
- the nptna gene encoding neuroplastin a — MSGPGNRVMLVLGVAVLHAVSALTDPLINSSDHITLPLDFHGPSITLQCNLTTFQFTQPESYWMKNGEEIQGTRTDLRAIEYTISKPRADDAGEYMCVYTFDMGYANATIEVKGAPDIVGHKRSENRNEGEQAVLYCKSVGYPHPIWFWRKLDGSVPYDIDNSTGRFFISSKDNYTELSIINLDIKSDPGEYVCNASNIVGSNIMTSVLRVRSRLAPLWPFLGVLAEILILILVIVIYEKRKKPDDFQDDDESAGPMKTNSTNNHKDKNLRQRNTN, encoded by the exons ATGTCTGGTCCCGGGAATCGAGTGATGCTGGTGCTCGGAGTGGCGGTGCTGCATGCGGTATCTGCTCTGACCG ATCCATTAATtaactcatcagaccacatcaCCCTGCCATTAGATTTCCACGGGCCATCAATCACACTGCAGTGTAATCTGACCACCTTCCAGTTTACCCAGCCTGAGAGCTACTGGATGAAGAATGGAGAAGAGATCCAAGGGACACGGACAGACCTGAGGGCCATTGAGTACAC tatctcTAAACCAAGGGCAGATGATGCAGgggagtacatgtgtgtgtacacatttgACATGGGCTATGCCAATGCCACCATTGAAGTAAAAG GTGCCCCAGACATTGTAGGGCACAAACGCAGTGAAAATAGGAATGAGGGAGAACAGGCTGTCCTGTACTGCAAGTCCGTTGGCTACCCGCATCCTATTTGGTTCTGGCGCAAGTTAGATGGCAGTGTGCCTTAT GATATTGACAACTCCACTGGCCGCTTTTTCATCAGCAGCAAGGACAACTACACAGAGCTGTCAATCATTAACCTGGACATTAAATCTGATCCTGGAGAATATGTGTGCAACGCCAGTAATATTGTTGGCTCCAATATCATGACCTCGGTGCTTCGTGTGCGGAGTCGCCTGGCTCCCCTCTGGCCCTTCCTGGGCGTACTTGCTGAAATCCTTATTTTGATCCTTGTCATTGTTATCTATGAGAAACGCAAGAAGCCTGATGATTTTCAAGATG ATGATGAATCAGCTGGGCCAAT GAAAACCAATTCAACTAACAATCACAAAGACAAAAACCTACGTCAGAGGAATACAAATTAA